The Aureibacter tunicatorum genome segment GGATCAGTAATGGTTGGATCTTCAAAAGTATCTTCTCTATTTATGTCTTGTGGTGATTGTATTATGGCCCATCCGCCAGGCTTTAGCACTCTGTGAATTTCTTTCATGCAGTGTATGTCATCATCCACATGTTCCATTACATGATTGCAAAAGACTACATCAAATGAGTTTTCATCAAACGGAATATCATGAACGTCCATTTTCACTTTAGCTAGTGGAGATTCTAAATCACCAGTGATGTACTCTAGATTTTCAAGACTTTCAAATCTTTTAATAAAACAAAGTTCTGGAGCTATATGAAGGACTTTGTTCTTATGTGTGAAAAAGTTGGTTTTTTCTTTTAGATATAGCCACATCAATCTATGTCTTTCCAGTGCCAAGCAATTAGGACATAGCGCATTCTCTCTAGGGGGTTTTCTGCCATAAGGCAAGAATTTTTTGTAATGTTTCTCACATACGGGGCATTCTACATTGTTTCCAAGGTAGCCTAAGGACATTATTTTGGCGCCATGATGGGCAAATAGCTGAAGGTACTTTCTAGGTATATGCTTTATGACGAAACTAACAATATGCTTCATTCAACAGTTTTATTCTAAAAAAAATGAATATGTGTAATATTACAAATATATATAATGTATATAGATATTGCTTCGATTTTGAAGAAAATGCACGTTGCGCGAAGTATATTTTTGTTTTTATCGCTTTATTTCTTTTTTCTGGAAATGAACTTAAAGCACAATGGTTTTTCAAAAAGAATAAAGAGAACACGGATAATTTTATCGTAAACAAATTTGATAAAAAACAATCGAAGCCAAAGAAGGTATGGACGATATACACTAAAGATACCAAAGGGCTGTTGATGTGGAACAAGTGTTTCAATGATGCTTCCGCTGACCTAGGAGTCTCATATGTGGTTATTCCCAAAGAGTCTAGATCTATGCCTGAGATGAATAGGTTTTTTCATAATCTTGGAGTCAGGACAGGAATGATGTTTAGAGCTTGGCCTTGGTGGGGACTGAGAGTTAAGCGAAGGGTAAAGCAATGCAAATACTTGACCGCAGACCGGACCGACTTTTAATGATTTCATAAAGCTGTATTGATTTCTATTATTTGTCTTTTTTAAACATTCTTGATCCAAAAGCACGAACTACTTTCAAGTTATAATGTTAAGCATAAAAAGAATATTGCTATGAAAAGAAAATTATGGAGCGTGCTAGCATTGATGTTGCTCGTTTTATGGGGATGCAAGGATGATGATTCTCAACCCGATGCTTTAAGCGGTGAAATTATCACTTTCAATGACGTCAATTATCAATCTTTCCAAGTGTTTTACAGGTTAGTTGGTTCTGCGAATTGGGCGCTTCAAGTAACAACAGACAAAGAAAAATTCGATGATCCCGATTATACTCAGACCTATGGTTTGGAAAGTTCGTCCAATAGTTATGTTGTTGATAGCTTAAAACCAAATACAGATTATTATACCAGACTCAGAGGTGTCGGAAATGGCTCTTTCACAGGCCAGACCTATATATCCGAAGTGAAAGAAGTAATGACTTTAGGTTTATCATTTAATCAAGAAAACTTTCAAAGATATTCTTTGGTTTATGATGGCGACCTTCTTTATAGTTTTGATGGTGAGGAATATTGGAATTATTTTGATTATGATCCAGACTCTCTTTATATACCGTTTGGCAGGGATTTTTTATTGAAAGCGAAAGATGGTGAGGATTTTTCTGAAGTTGTGGAAGTCGATGATTTTAGTCAGTTGACAGGATTGTCAGATCAAGAGCAGTATAGGCTTGATACGGATGATCTGCTTCAAGCAACGGTTTCTTTTTCTCAAAATTTGATTTCTTTTAATGTAATTGACAATCAGGGAACTAATATTGAAATGAGTTATAATAATCCAAGTGTTATTAGTATGGATGATTTTAATACTGAAGAACACTGGGTTAAAAAAATCATTTTGAATGGAAGTTTTATCACTTTAGATAATAAACGTTTTCAATTGAAGGATATGCCGGATGGAGGTGTTTATTTGGTCAATTATGGAAATAAAATGAGTTTGCAAGGTAACTTGTTATATGAAGAAGAAGGTAATGCTGAAAACACAGTGAATTTTGATCGATTGATCTTTACCGTTGAGAAAGTGAAATAAGCTATTTGAGCTTAATACAATTTAAAAAAGGTTGCTTATTACTTGAAGCAACCTTTTTTGATTATTAGTCTTCTAGTACTATTGCTGTACCGCTAGCGGTTACCATCAGCATTCCTCCATTGGCTCCGACTGTTTCATAATCCAGGTCAACAGCGATTACAGCGTTTGCTCCAACTTTTCTAGCTTGTTCTTCCATTTCTTTGAGAGAAGTTTCTTTTGCCTCTCTCAAAACGCTCTCATAACTGCCTGATCTACCTCCTACTACATCTCTGATACTTGCGAAAAGGTCTCTGAAAATGTTAGCGCCTATGATTGTCTCGCCGCTGACTATGCCTTTATATTCTGTTATTTTTTTCCCTTCTATAGTATTAGTGGTTGTTATTAGCATAATTATATGATATTTTAGTTTATATTGAATAACAGACGAGTCTTGGAGACTTTAGGTTACTCATTTTATTTTGAGCATGCTTAATAGTTGAAAAAGGAGCTTCTTCAAATTAATATAATTGATTATGAGTAAATCGGCATTAATACTAATAGATATGCAAAAGGGCTTTTCAAATGAAGCTCATTGGGGAGGGAATAGAAATAATCCTCAGGCTGAAAAAAATGCTTTTAGTTTGCTAGAGCAAGCCAGAGATTCCGCTATAGATATCTTTCATGTGCAACATTGTTCTTTGGAGGAAAATTCTCCCTTAAGAATTGGCGTTGAAGGCAATGAGTTTCTTGAGAATTTTTTGCCGAATGATGGTGAGTGTTTAATTCAAAAAAATGTAAATAGCGCTTTTATAGGGACTGATTTGAAGGCTGCATTGGATGATCAAGGCATTAAGACATTATTTATCGCAGGGTTAACCACGAACCATTGCGTTTCCACGACAACAAGAATGGCTGGCAATTATGGTTTTGAAGTTTTTGTCGCTCATGATGCCTGCGCTACTTTTGATAGAAAAGGGATAAATGGAGAACATTTTGACAGCGAGACGATTCATGCAACAGCCTTAAGTTCTTTGAATGATGAATTTGCAACGGTTGTTTCAACCGAAGATTTATTGGAAATAATGAAAAGTTATGCCAATGAGAGTGTCCTTTGATTTAGATGGCACACTGATTCCATTGAGTTTTGTATTTCCAACCTACTCAAGATCTATTCTTCATAAAGTATTAGGTATTGAACCGATGCGAGCAGGTTTTATGGATGTTTATTATTTTCTTAAAGCCAATAATTGTCAAGTTGGCATTTATACTACTTCGTATAGGTCTCAAATGAAAATTTATTGCTGGATGTTAGCTTACGGCTTAAAGCCTGATTTTATTATTAATGAGAAATTGAATAGAAAAACGCTTTACGAAAAAGGACTTGGCATATCAAAGTACCCTCCGGCCTTTGAAATTGATGTGCATATTGATGACCAAAAAGGCGTCATGATGGAAAGCGATAAATATGACTTTAAAATTCTTTTGCTGGATGAGAAAGAGTCAAAATGGAAGCAAGTAGTAATTGATTACTTCTCTCGTTTCTTTTAAGAATTGTTTTGCGAAGTAGTTTTTTAACAATTCTGTTTAGTTGCGTATATTGCCTTAATTATTTTATCAATTCGTTCTGAAACACTCACTCTATTCAATGAGCAATAAAGAATTATCAATTTCCGAGACACCATTTCTTGCTGATATCAAAAGCATACTTCAACAAGCCCGCACACGTGCTTACACAGCTGTAAATCAAGCAATGGTTCAGGCTTATTGGTTGGTTGGCAAGAGGATTGTTGAACATGAGCAGAAGGGACAAGCAAAAGCTAAATATGGTGAAGCCTTGCTTAAGACTTTGTCTAAGGAGCTTACCTCTGAATTTGGCAAGGGCTTTTCAGCAGCGAATTTGAGAAATTTCAGGCAGTTTTACCTTACGTATTCGGATAATGAGAATTGTTACGCGCTGCGTAGCAATTTGACTTGGACCCATCACAGACTGATTATGAGGGTTGAAAGCCCTGAAGCAAGGGATTTTTATTTGAAGGAATGCGCTGACCAAAGTTGGAGCACAAGAGCTCTTGAACGTAATATCAATACTTTTTATTATCAACGTACATTGTCGACCAAGCAAGAAAGCAATGCAACGAAGGATGTTCAGACGATTGATGATTTTATCAAAGATCCTTATGTTTTCGAATTTTTGAATATTGAGCGGTCGGCTAATTTGAATGAATCGGATTTGGAAACAGGCTTGATTTCTCACCTAGAAACATTTTTGCTGGAGTTAGGCAAGGGATTTTCTTTTGTAGGAAGGCAGTATCGCATATCATCAGAGGACGAGCATTATTTCATTGATTTGGTTTTTTACAATTATATATTGAAGTGCTTTGTATTGTTTGATTTGAAGTTGGGCAAGCTTACTCATCAAGACATTGGTCAAATGGACATGTATAGAAGAATGTTTGATGATCTTAAAAAGCCGCAAGGAGACAATCCAACTATCGGAATCATATTATGCACGAGCAAAAGCGACACAGTAGTCAAATACTCTGTGATGAGGGATAATGAACAGTTGTTCGCTTCCAAGTACAAGCCTTATTTGCCTTCCGAAAGAGAGCTTATAGAAGAAATTGAGCGCGATAAACGATTGCTTCGCGATGAGAGCGAAAATGCTTGATAAGAGCATTATTCGCTAACTTATTGTATCGCTTGCATTTGTTATGATTGCAAAAAGTCGTTCACAAAACTTTCTCTATAAGCCCTTCCAATGGGTACAATTGTCTCGTCATCGAAAAAAATCTGATTGCCGGAAACTTTTGATATAGCAGTTACATTGACGATATATGATCGATGAACTTGAGCAAATTGCTTTTTAGGGAGTTTTTGCAACCAATATTTTAGAGATTGCGAAGTAAGATGTTTGGCATCTTTTAGATGAATTTCAGTATAATCCAATTCTGATTTGATAAAGAGAATGCTTTCAGGTTTGATATTTAGATGTTCATGGCCTGATTTGACAAATATTGTATCAGGGGTTTCATGAATTATGTTCGCAGGTGATGAGTCGTTTTTACTTCGAACAGCGTCAAGTTTTGAAATTGCTTGTAAGAAACGTTCAAAAGAAAAAGGCTTCAGCAAGTAATCCGTCACATTAAGCTCGTATCCTTTAAGCGCGTATTCCGGATAAGCTGTTGTTAGAATCACGGCGGGAGGATGTGGCAAAAAGCTTAGAAAGTCGATACCAGATATTTTTGGAAGGTGGATGTCAAGAAAAATTACGTCAACTTTATGATGCTTTAAATATTCCATAGCATGGATTGCATCTGAAAAGGTTTCTTTGAGTTCCAAATAATTGATATCGCCGATGTATTTTTTTAGAATTCTTTGAGCTGGTGGTTGATCTTCAATAATGACGCATGTTATCATAATTCTAGTTGGGTTAATTGCATGGATAAATGTACAGTATAAATGTCGCCATCAGCAGATTGGGAAATGTGATGGGAATTGGGATAAAGAAGCTCCAGCCGTTTTTTCACATTTTTCAAGCCAATGCCTTGACTTAAGTGGCTGTTGTTGGTATTCTCTTGATAGCTATTACGACAAGCGAAGTTCAGTATTCCGGAATCAGAGATGGAAATTTTGACTTCTATCATGATATTATCGGTTTGACTGGCAGTACTGTGCTTGAAGGCATTTTCAACAAATACAGACAAGATCAAAGGAGCAATTTGATAGTTGTCGGTGATATTTTCGATGGAGAACGTAACCTTGCCGCGATGCTCTACTTGCAGTTCATTTAGATTAGTGAAGTCTTTCAAGTGTTTGATCTCGTCTTTGAGGTTAACAAAGTCGGCTTTGCAATCATAAAGCATATATCTTAACACGGAAGACAGTTCTAAAATTATACTGGGAGTCTTTGAAGAGTTTTCAATAGCGTATGAGTAGAGATTGTTTAAGTTATTGAATAGAAAGTGAGGGTTGATTTGATTTTTGAGGTATTGCAATTCACTTTCTTTCATTGCTATATCCAGCTGATCCAGTTTGCGGCGTTGTTGGACTCCATCCCAAGCGAATTTGAATCCGGTAAGCAAGGCTATAGGAGGCATCGCGTCGAGGAAATTCAAAAGAAAATGCTCGAAATCTTTGCCTCGAGTATCAGGGTAAATCAATTGTTCGATAAGCATTTCTTCGGAAAGTATGACCGCAGTGATGATGACGGCTACTCCAATTCCAAAATGGACGTATTTTTTTTTATAGTAGTATTTGGGAAGCAATATATAATTGATTAGAAAAGCCCCTGTGGCGAAGTTTAGAAAAAACCAGAATTCATTCCATTCAATTTTACTGGTGAATTTATTTACCGCCATGTAGAAGAATAATAGCACATGGAAAAATACCTGCCCTGCTGCCTCTGAAATAATTTTCTTTCTTTTTTCATCCATTTTCATGGTGTAAACATACGAATTTTACCGATTCTGATCGAATTTTTTCTATGATTGCAGGATTGCTAAGCTTGATCGGCGGAATATGGCGGATGAATGATGAAATGTTGTTTAACTATAAAATTAAGTCGTTTAAAGATTTTTTTTAATATTAATTAAGAAGATTTTCATTTTTGAACAAACTGAAATTACAAAATATATGAAGTATTTTATAGCATTAGCTTTGTTGTTGGTTCAAGTTAGCGGGATTGCCCAGCGTGGCATTGGGAAAGACAATGTGAAAATATCAGGCAAAATAGTGGAAGATAGAAGCGATAATCCTATCGAATTCGCTTCAATTCTATTAATTGACAAAGACTCGGGCAAGACTTTGGATGGTATTACTACATCTCCAAGCGGCGATTTTGAAATTTTAACTCAAGCAACAAATTTTTTTATTGAAGTTAGATTCATGGGATTCACTTCAAAACGTTTTGATGAAAATTACGAAGGTAAAAAATCAATAGACTTGGGTTTGATCAAACTGGAAGAAGATTCTAAAATGCTTAAGAATGTGGTGGTGGAAGGAGAAAGGTCGCAAACAGAGTTTAAGTTGGACAGAAGAGTGTTCAATGTAGGTTCTGATTTGAGCACCACAGGAGCAAGCGCTCTGGAAGTCTTGGATAATGTGCCTTCTGTAGAAGTTAGCATTGATGGTGAAATAAGCTTGAGAGGAAGCAGTGGAGTAAATATTTTGATCAATGGAAAACCTTCGGTATTGGCCAAGGAAGGCGGGACAGTATTAGGTACTTTGACTGCTGATATGATTGAAAAAATCGAGGTGATTACCAGTCCATCAGCCAAGTACGAAGCGGAAGGTACAACAGGCATTATCAATATCGTATTGAAAAAAGAAGACAGAAAAGGTGTTAATGGTTCTGTTTCATTGAATACTGGCGTGCCTGATAATCACAGCGTCGGTTTTAGCCTCAATAGAAGATCAGAAAAATTGAACCTTTTTTCGCAAATAGGCGTGGGAAGAAGATTGATGCCTTATGATATTGAAACGATTAACAAGGATATTGAAAGTGGAAAAGTCATCGAGAATGTGGGGGAAAGAAACAAGTATGAAACTTTTTACAATCTGATTCTTGGAGCGGATTACAATATAAATCCACATAATGTAATTACGCTTTCCGGTTCATTTGCTTTCGAACA includes the following:
- a CDS encoding methyltransferase domain-containing protein codes for the protein MKHIVSFVIKHIPRKYLQLFAHHGAKIMSLGYLGNNVECPVCEKHYKKFLPYGRKPPRENALCPNCLALERHRLMWLYLKEKTNFFTHKNKVLHIAPELCFIKRFESLENLEYITGDLESPLAKVKMDVHDIPFDENSFDVVFCNHVMEHVDDDIHCMKEIHRVLKPGGWAIIQSPQDINREDTFEDPTITDPKAREEAYWQSDHVRLYGRDYGKRLEKAGFNVIEDDFVKSLPKEKVSRFALPSGEIVYLCQKQA
- a CDS encoding heavy metal-binding domain-containing protein; translated protein: MLITTTNTIEGKKITEYKGIVSGETIIGANIFRDLFASIRDVVGGRSGSYESVLREAKETSLKEMEEQARKVGANAVIAVDLDYETVGANGGMLMVTASGTAIVLED
- a CDS encoding cysteine hydrolase family protein codes for the protein MSKSALILIDMQKGFSNEAHWGGNRNNPQAEKNAFSLLEQARDSAIDIFHVQHCSLEENSPLRIGVEGNEFLENFLPNDGECLIQKNVNSAFIGTDLKAALDDQGIKTLFIAGLTTNHCVSTTTRMAGNYGFEVFVAHDACATFDRKGINGEHFDSETIHATALSSLNDEFATVVSTEDLLEIMKSYANESVL
- a CDS encoding HAD family hydrolase; this translates as MRVSFDLDGTLIPLSFVFPTYSRSILHKVLGIEPMRAGFMDVYYFLKANNCQVGIYTTSYRSQMKIYCWMLAYGLKPDFIINEKLNRKTLYEKGLGISKYPPAFEIDVHIDDQKGVMMESDKYDFKILLLDEKESKWKQVVIDYFSRFF
- a CDS encoding PDDEXK nuclease domain-containing protein, encoding MSNKELSISETPFLADIKSILQQARTRAYTAVNQAMVQAYWLVGKRIVEHEQKGQAKAKYGEALLKTLSKELTSEFGKGFSAANLRNFRQFYLTYSDNENCYALRSNLTWTHHRLIMRVESPEARDFYLKECADQSWSTRALERNINTFYYQRTLSTKQESNATKDVQTIDDFIKDPYVFEFLNIERSANLNESDLETGLISHLETFLLELGKGFSFVGRQYRISSEDEHYFIDLVFYNYILKCFVLFDLKLGKLTHQDIGQMDMYRRMFDDLKKPQGDNPTIGIILCTSKSDTVVKYSVMRDNEQLFASKYKPYLPSERELIEEIERDKRLLRDESENA
- a CDS encoding LytTR family DNA-binding domain-containing protein, with the protein product MITCVIIEDQPPAQRILKKYIGDINYLELKETFSDAIHAMEYLKHHKVDVIFLDIHLPKISGIDFLSFLPHPPAVILTTAYPEYALKGYELNVTDYLLKPFSFERFLQAISKLDAVRSKNDSSPANIIHETPDTIFVKSGHEHLNIKPESILFIKSELDYTEIHLKDAKHLTSQSLKYWLQKLPKKQFAQVHRSYIVNVTAISKVSGNQIFFDDETIVPIGRAYRESFVNDFLQS
- a CDS encoding sensor histidine kinase → MDEKRKKIISEAAGQVFFHVLLFFYMAVNKFTSKIEWNEFWFFLNFATGAFLINYILLPKYYYKKKYVHFGIGVAVIITAVILSEEMLIEQLIYPDTRGKDFEHFLLNFLDAMPPIALLTGFKFAWDGVQQRRKLDQLDIAMKESELQYLKNQINPHFLFNNLNNLYSYAIENSSKTPSIILELSSVLRYMLYDCKADFVNLKDEIKHLKDFTNLNELQVEHRGKVTFSIENITDNYQIAPLILSVFVENAFKHSTASQTDNIMIEVKISISDSGILNFACRNSYQENTNNSHLSQGIGLKNVKKRLELLYPNSHHISQSADGDIYTVHLSMQLTQLEL